GGACGTCGGGGTGCGGGGCTGGCTCGGTGTCGTCGTCCTGGGAGAGGAGCGCGCCGAGGCGGAGCATCGGCCCGGCGAACGTGTAGCCGTCCGCGACACGTTGGGCGTGCTCGCTGCGGCTGGGTGACGCGGCAGCGTCCGTGGCGGGGTGTCCGGCTGCTGCTGCCTCGGCGGCCGCGAGCGCCGCCTGCGCGGCCGCGGCTCGGGCCTCGGCGGCCTCTGCGGCAGCGTGGGCGGCTGCGGCGCGCAGCGCCGCGAGGTCGGCAGGGCCGTGGGCGTCGTCGCTCATGCGGGCATCCTATGACCCGGGTGCGGGGGAAGTCCGATGGCGTAGTCTGCGACCGATGTCCCAGCCTGCGCCTGCCGTCCGCGTCGTCACCGACTCGACCGCCTCTCTGCCTCCCTCGACGCTCGAGCGCCTGCGGATGACGATCGTGCCGCTCCACGTCCACGTGGGCAGTGCGACCTACCTCGAGGGGGTGGACCTCGCCCCGGACCAGGTCGCGGCGCTCGTCGCGGGCCCTGACCGCGTGACGACGTCGCAGCCCACCCCGGCGATGTTCGCCGAGGCGTACGCACGGCTCGCGGACGAAGGTGCGCAGGAGATCGTGTCGGTGCACCTGTCGGGGGAGCTGTCGGGGACGGTGGGTGCCGCCGAGCTCGGGGCCCGCGAGGTCGGAGTCCGCGTGCACGTCGTCGACTCGCGGACGGCGGCCGGCGCGCTCGGCGCCGCCGCCGAGGTCGCCGCCAGGGCCGCGATGAACGGTGCGACGGGCGAGCAGGCGGCAGCGCTCGCGCGCCGGACGGCGGGGGCGTCGCACGCGACGTTCCTCGTCGACTCGCTCGACTACCTGCGCCGCGGCGGCAGGCTGAGCCGGACGGCGAGCGCGATCGGGGGCATGCTCGCGATGAAGCCGCTCCTGACTGTCGAGGACGGGCGCGTCGAGGTGCTCGCGAAGGTGCGCACGCGCGCTGCCGCGACCGACCGGCTCGCCGAGATCGCGCGCGCCCAGGTCCGTGGGTGCACGTCCCCCGTCGTCACGGTGCACCACCTGGACTCCGCGCACGACGCCGGCGAGCTGGCCGTCGAGCTCACGGGCGCGACCGGTGTCGCGGCACGCGTGACGCCGGTCGGGGCGGTGCTCGGCGCCCACGTGGGCCCGGGCCTCCTCGCGGTCGTGGTCGCAGACACCGACGCAGGCTGAGCCTGACTCGCCTCAGGGTCGCCCACAGGTCGCCGGCCTGACGACCGCGCCCAAGCCGGGGCCCCCGGCCGAGCAGGTCGGGCCGGGTGCGGTCCACCGTGTCGGGCATGTCCCTGCCTCTGCCCGAGACCGACGACGTCACCGCACTCCGCGCCCGCCTGCGCGGGCACCTCGATCCGCCCGTCCTACGCCGACCCGCCGAGCCCGACGACGAGCCATGGGACGCGGGCCCTGTCCGCTGGGAGGTCTCCGGCCGTGCCGCGGCCGCCGTCGCGGTCGCCCTGATCCTCGTGATCGCGGTGCTCGGGGTGCTGCTGTGGCGGGGAGGGCCGGGCGACGTCGTCGTGCTTCCGGAGGCCGAGCCGGCGATCGGTGCGGGGCTCGCGACGGGCGCGAGCGCGCCCGCAGGCGCGGCAAGCGGAACGGCCGCGTCGACGCCGGGCGCTTCGGCGACCGCAGACGCGACGGACGCTGCAGCGGCGCCGGGAGCTGCGACCCTCCTCGTCCACGTCGTCGGGCAGGTGCGGGAGCCGGGAGTCGTGCAGCTGCCGCCCGGCTCTCGCGTCGGCGACGCGATCCAGGCCGCCGGCGGCGCCAAGGGCAAGGCAGACCTGTCGGCGCTCAACCTCGCCGCGCCCGTCACCGACGGGGAGCAGGTGCGTGTCCCGAAGCTGGGGGAGACGGTTGTCGGCGGCAGCGCTCCTGCGTCGGGAGCGCCGGCGAGCGGACCCTCGGCCGGTGGGACCGGGGGAGCCGCGGCTGGCGCTACCAGCACGGTCGACCTCAACACCGCTGACGCCGCGACTCTCGAGACGCTTCCCGGCGTCGGACCTGTGCTCGCGGGGCGGATCGTCAGCCACCGTGAGCAGCACGGCCCGTTCGCCTCCGTCGATGCCCTCCAGGACGTCAGTGGGATCGGGCCTGCGACGTTCGCCCGGTTGCGCGACCTGGTGCGGGCGGGGTGAGGAAGCCGCTCGACGTCCGGCTCGTGCCCGCGGCCCTCGTCGCGTGGGGCAGCGCCGCCGTCCTCGCGCCCGCGGGGACGCGCACCTCGGTGACGGCGGCGGTCGTCGCGGCATGCGCAGCGGCGGTCGTCGCGGTGCTCCACGTCGCGGGGCCGGGAAGGACCTCCGACGGCATCGCCGTCCTGACGCTCGCGGTCGCCGCGACGGTCGCGGCGTCCGCCGCCGTCACGGCCGCACGAGCGTCCTCGACCCTCGCCGACGACGCCGCAGCGTCGGGCGCGACCGTGCGGCTCACGGCGACCGTGACCTCGGACCCGCGGCCGATACGTGCACCGTGGGAGGACGGCCCGCCCTCACGCAGCTCGGTGACGCTGCGCGTCACGCGGATCGAGACCGGCCCCGAGCTGTCACGACGCGCCGCGCAGGACGTGCGGCTCCCCGTCTCCGTCGTCGGGGGAGGCGCGTGGACGGACGTCGCCTACGGGACGAGCATCACGACGTCGGGCACCTTGCGTCCTGCCGACAGCTCGCGGCCCGAGCGCTACGAGCTCGTCCGCCCCACCCGACCCGAGCTCGTCGCCCCCGAGAACGCGCCGCTGCGCGTCGCGGCGCGCGTCCGAGCCGGTCTCGCCG
This genomic window from Flavimobilis soli contains:
- a CDS encoding ComEA family DNA-binding protein, producing MSLPLPETDDVTALRARLRGHLDPPVLRRPAEPDDEPWDAGPVRWEVSGRAAAAVAVALILVIAVLGVLLWRGGPGDVVVLPEAEPAIGAGLATGASAPAGAASGTAASTPGASATADATDAAAAPGAATLLVHVVGQVREPGVVQLPPGSRVGDAIQAAGGAKGKADLSALNLAAPVTDGEQVRVPKLGETVVGGSAPASGAPASGPSAGGTGGAAAGATSTVDLNTADAATLETLPGVGPVLAGRIVSHREQHGPFASVDALQDVSGIGPATFARLRDLVRAG
- a CDS encoding DegV family protein; the protein is MSQPAPAVRVVTDSTASLPPSTLERLRMTIVPLHVHVGSATYLEGVDLAPDQVAALVAGPDRVTTSQPTPAMFAEAYARLADEGAQEIVSVHLSGELSGTVGAAELGAREVGVRVHVVDSRTAAGALGAAAEVAARAAMNGATGEQAAALARRTAGASHATFLVDSLDYLRRGGRLSRTASAIGGMLAMKPLLTVEDGRVEVLAKVRTRAAATDRLAEIARAQVRGCTSPVVTVHHLDSAHDAGELAVELTGATGVAARVTPVGAVLGAHVGPGLLAVVVADTDAG